GTTTCCGTGCAACAAGGCTTGTCGTGCCTGCGCCATTGAAAGGATCGAGGATGATATCGTTTTTGTACGAGAACAGTTTCATCAGTCTCCGGGGCAGTTCTTCGGGAAACATGGCCGGATGTTCGTAATCCTTCATGCGTGTTTCCGGGGGAAATGTCCACTTTCCGAGCACCCACTCCTTGAATTCATCCCCGGTAATATCGATATCCTCACGTTTCCCGGTCTTTTTGTGGGTCTCCTTGTCAAAGACTTCGATAAATTCCCACGTGTATTTTATATAGGGCATCGAGGGGGATTTCCAGCTTCCCCATGCAGTATACTTTGCATTGTAGTTGTTTTTCTCCCAGAGGAACTCCGCTTTCCAGAGAAGCCCGAGCCGGGCAAGCTGGCGGGAGATGATGTGATGGGTCGGCACATAATCTGAAAAAAGCGGCTGGACGTTTACCGCGATGCGACCGCCCGGCTTGAGCACCCGTTCGCACTCTGTCCATACCAGCAGGAGCTTTTCAAAATACTCATTCCATTCATGCGTATCATCATTGGGATCCTGCGCGTAGGTATGCCCGAAGTTGTAGGGAGGGGATGTGATGATGAGATCTATACTCCGGTCCGGGATGCGGGTAAGAACATCCTGTGCATCGCCGCATATGATACGGTTAACAAACGGGTGGATCTCCACAGGTTCAGTGGTGATAAAACCGTTCCTGGCATTCTTTGATCCCTGCCTGACTTTTGCCTTGCCTTTCTTATCCTGAACTTTTTCAGATCTCATGACACGTGATATCCTGTGTGTAATTTACCATCAGACAGGTTAAAAGATGCCGAAATTCCAATACCTTTTGTTCGTAAAGTGAAAAGCGTTTAATGCAGCAATCGACATATTCTCTACGATTGTTTTATGCTGCAGGTCAAAAACTTGTATGTCAATATCGGGGACAAAGAAGTTTTGCACGACATAAATCTCCATATTGAAGATGGGGAAACACATGTTCTGCTTGGTCCCAATGGATCTGGAAAAACAACACTTCTCATGACCCTGATGGGTTTTTCCAACTACACGGTAACAAAAGGGACGATCACCTACAATGGTGAGGATGTAACGGGCATGCACGCCAACGAACGGGCAAAACGTGGTATTGGCATGCTCTTCCAGCGCCCACCAACAATTTCCGGATTAAAACTGGGGAAAATGCTCACCGCCATTTCCCGGACCAAACAGGAAAATATTCCGGAACTGGCAAAATCAGTCAATATGGACAAATTCCTGGAACGGGACATTAATAAGGGATTTTCCGGGGGGGAGATCAAGCGCAGCGAAGTGTTGCAGCTGATGATCCAGAACCCGGATTTTGTCATGCTTGATGAGCCGGAAAGTGGCGTCGATCTGGAAAATATTTCCCTTATCGGTACAACCATCGGTGCGCTTCTCGAAAAAGACAAACACCTCGCCAACAGGAAAAAAAGTGGTCTTGTCATTACCCATACCGGGTACATTCTCGATTACCTTGATGCAGATAAAGGTCATGTGATGTGCGACGGGCAGATCAGGTGTCATGGAAATCCCCGTGAAATATTAAAAGATATCAAACAGCGCGGATACAAGGAGTGTCTCGAATGCCGTCACGCATAACTACCCCGGAACTCTCAAAGATCGACCAGGAGCGGCTTGCCCAGTCGGGTATCGATCTCGGCATGAAGAACCGGTGCGGCAGCTTCCTCCAGATGGATCAGGATATTGTTCATGCCGATTGCTCTCAGGAGGGTATCGAAGTCCTCTCGTATGCCAGGGCATTCGAAAAATACGCGTGGCTTAAAGATTATAACTGGAAGATGGTCTCTCCAGATAAAGATGACGTCACAAAATATGTTGCAGCACAAAAAGATCCCAAGGGCTACGTGATTATAGCCCACAAGGGTTCGAGCAATATCCTTCCCATCCAGGCATGTCTGTACCTGGGTAAAGACCAGATCCAGCATGTCCACAATATCATTATCGCGGAAGAAGGAGCTGAACTCCACATCATATCCGGCTGCACGAGCGGTGCACATGTGGGGAAAGGCGGTGCACATTACGGGATCTCTGAATTCTATGTAAAAAAGAATGCAAAGATCAGCTTCACCATGATCCACAACTGGAGTGAAAATATCGAGGTCTACCCAAGAAGCGCTTCGGTGGTTGAGGAGAACGGGGTGTTCCTTTCCAACTATGTCTGTATGCAGCCGGTGAAAAAGGTACAGATGTACCCGACCGCAACGCTCAAAGGTGCGAACTCGGTTGCCCGTTTCAGCAGTATCGTAATCGCTACGCCGGGTTCACTGATGGATCTTGGGTCCCGTGCAATTCTCGAAGGTGTCGGTGCAAGCGCTGAACTGATCACGCGCGCCATCACCAAAGGGGGCACCATTATTTCACGGGGACATATCAACGGCAAGACTGCCGGCACCCGTGGGCATCTTGAATGTAAGGGCCTGATCCTGAAAGATGGCGTTATTTACGCAATTCCGGAGATCGAGGGATCCGTTGTAGGTACCGAGCTTTCGCACGAAGCAGCAGTGGGAAAACTCGCAAAAGATGAGATTGAATACCTCATGTCCCGGGGGCTTGATGAGGATGAAGCAACCGCGACGATTATTCGCGGTTTTCTTGATGTGAAGATCAGTGGTCTGCCGGAAGAGCTGCAAAAGCAGATCGACGCCTCCATTGATGTAGCGGAAAAGTCCGGATTCTAAAATCGGGTAATATGTCTCCTTATCCACGAGCTGAAGAACGAAACAGGATGGTGGAACGTCAGATCGAAGCCCGTGGCATTCACGACATCCGGGTACTTGCAGCAATGCGGGAGATTCCCCGCCATCACTTCATCCCACCACCCTACGATCAGTCTGCATATGACGATAATCCGCTACCCATCGGGAACGGACAGACCATTTCTCAGCCATATATCGTTGCGCTGATGACAGAACTGCTCCGCCCGAAACGTTCTGATAATGTCCTTGAGATCGGTGCGGGATGCGGGTACCAGGCAGCTGTTCTGTCCCGGCTTGTGCACAGGTTAACCACCATAGAAAGGATACCGGCAATCGTGATTCTTGCCCGGAATAACCTAACATCATTAGGGATTCAGAACGTGGAAGTCATTGAAGGCGATGGGACGCAGGGCTATCCGCAAAATGCCCCCTATGATGGAATTATGGTAACCGCAGCAACACCTGAAATTCCCCGGGTGCTTGTGGATCAGCTGGCTGAAGGAGGAAGGCTGGTAGCGCCGGTAGGGGCACGCGATATCCAGGAGATGATGACTCTTGAAAAACAGGGGGGCAGACTGATTCCTGAATACCACGGAGGAGTCAGGTTTGTACCACTTATTGGCAAACATGGCTGGGAAAACTGATACCATGGAAATTATTGACATAACACGACCCCTTTCAGATGAAACGCTGGTGTTCCCCGGGGATATGAAACTATCATTCACGCAGCGGGATGAGGGAAAATACCTGATCAGTGACCTGCATATGAGTACCCATACGGGTACCCATATCGATGCACCGGTGCACTACCTTAAAACCGGTGATACGATTGATACCATCCCCCTTATCAATCTGATAGGCAGATGTCGGGTAGTGGATGTGAGCAGGGCCGGAAGTACCATCACTGCGGAAAACCTGGACAAAAAGACGGACAATATTACCCGGCTCCTGCTCAAAACATCTTTTTCCGGGCAAAATCAGTTCATCGGGGATTATCCGTCCCTGTCTTTGGACGCAGCACACCTTATCACCGGTAAAGGGATCTGCTGTGTCGGAATTGACTCTCCCTCTATCGAATCCTATCATTGCGATGGTACGGTACACCGGGAGCTTCTCGGGAAGGGCTGTATTATCATCGAACTCCTCGAACTGTCAGCAGTACCTGAAGGGGATTATGAGATGATTGCACTCCCCCTGCGCCTTGAAGGGCTTGATGGATCACCGGCTCGTGTTGTGCTCATGAAAACCTGAACAAATAGGGATAATTATGGACATTCTCATCGACTCAGTTAACAAACTTGAAACGATCCTTGAACATAGCGGGTGTGAAGAGGTCGGGGTCATTCTGGACGTGAAACCGGATGCGGTGAACTGCCAGTTCGACTGGGGTGCATGCATGATTGCATCGTTTGGGGGAAGGAGTGCAGAGTTTACCACCAGTGATCCGATCCGGGCCCAGACAAAAATTTCATTCATGTTTGGAGCTCCTCTGGATACTCCATCTGTAAGGAGTGCCGCATGTGCAATGATCAATGTAGCAACAGGTTTTTTCTGCCTGTCGCGTGTGCTTCATGCATGCCCGGCCTCGAAACATGCAGACTGCATGAGAGAACTTGGTATAGCGATCAAAGGAAAGCGAGTGCGGTGCATCGGAAGTATGCCGGCAATCGAAAACACACGCCATACAGAGATTGTCACCGATACGAATAATGCTGATCTGGTCCTGATCAATGCAGAAGGCATTATCGACAGGGAGTTGGGGGACCTGATTGCAGAATGTAAAGATGCGAAACGGGTTATCTGTCTCGGATCTTCAACCGCCGGGGTAGCCCGGCTCCAGCAGATCGAACACTGGTGCCCGTACGGAACAAGCGTATAAAATCCACAACACAAATGCAAAAAAAACTATTTGCAGAATCCAAAAGAAGGGTAAAACTCTTTTTAACAGCATCCCAATAATTTCTCATGCTTTTTGGGTCATCGGGGATACGGAGAAAATTTGACCAGACACTAATCGATACCGCATTAAAAGTAGGGTCTGCGCTGGCCACGCAGTCTTCAGAATGCATTGTTGGCATGGACACCCGCACAACAAGCCCTTTGCTCATGCGTCTGGTTGTGTCCGGTATAATGGGAAATAGTGGAACTGCACATGTTGCCGGTATTGTCCCCACCCCCACGGTTGCATTCAACACCCGCGGAGCAAAAGCCGGCTGTATGATCACAGCCTCCCACAACCCCGAGGAATACAATGGTCTGAAACTGTTCAATCCCAATGGTTCATCGTTTACCCTTGCACAACAGGCTGATATGGAGACGCTGCTCAAAACACCGCATTGGGCAGACTGGCAGCACCAGGGAAGCGCGCAGTCGTTTGATGCTATCACACCGCATAAAAATGCAATTCTCGATATGATCAACATCAGGCAGGGAATGTCGGTTGTGGTTGACTGCGGTAACGGTGCGGGATGCGCACTTACACCATCACTCCTTGCAGATGCAGGAGCAAAGACAACTTGTATCAACTGTGATACCTCCGGCCATTTTGCCCGCCTCTCTGAACCGCTAAAAGAACATCTCGGCTACGTGGGGGATATGGTTAAAAAAACCGAAGCCATATGTGCGGTCGTTCATGATGGGGATGCTGACCGGATGATGGCATTCGATAACAAGGGGCATTTTATTGACGGGGATCACCTGCTCATGCTCTTTGCCCGCTATCTTGATGCAAAAAAGGTTGTCACAACAAGTGATGCTTCAATGATCATCGACGATATTGCTGAGGTCAGGCGCACCCCCGTCGGGGACTCTTATGTTTCGGAAGAACTCCTGAAATGGGGGGATTTCGGGGGGGAGCCATCGGGGGCATGGATATTCCCCAAGATCTCGTTGTGTCCCGATGGCCCGTACGCTGCTGCATTGTTCTGCGAGATTGCGTCCGAATGGGATGTCGCATCTGAGCTCAACGCAATGCCGGTCTATCCGATACTGCGGGAATCATTTAGTTATGAAAATGCACGGGAGATCGTCTCATTGCTCGGTGCATCAAGCCCGACAGATGGTATCCGTGTTGCCGATGACGATGGCTGGTACCTGATCCGGGCAAGTGGTACCGAACCCAAGATCCGCATCACCGCCGAAGGAAAATCACTCCGGAAAGCAAAGGAGATGCTTTCAATGGGACGTGACAGGATACAGCAGGGGAAAACTGCTTAAACGTTGTAAGGAGAGCTGTACGTATGGAATGTGTCGTGCTCGCCGCAGGAGAGGGGAAGCGGATGCGCCCTCTCACGGCCAAGCGCCCGAAGGTGATGCTCCCGCTCGCTAACCGTCCCATGATGGAGCATCTTGTCCTTGCAGCCCGTGACGCAGGTATCACCGATTTTGTTTTCGTTGTTGGCTATGGGGAAAGAGAGATCCGAAAATATTTTGGAGACGGATCTGAGTTGGGCATTCATATCGATTACGCCCCTCAGCGGCACCAGCACGGGACTGCTGATGCAGTTCGATCAGCACGGGATCTTGTAACAGGGCCGTTTCTTTTAATGAACGGGGATATGATCCTGAAAACCGGCGATATTGCAAACCTGTGCAGCCAACCCGCTCCCTGTATGGGGATAAGCACAACCGATCATCCCGGGGATTACGGGGTGGTCCTGGTGGAGGGTGGGATTGTGACTTCTCTTGAAGAGAAATCAAAACAGCCTAAATCGAACATGATCAACGCCGGGGCATATCTTTTCTCTCAGGATATCTTCGACCTCATCGATCAGGTGCAACCCTCTCCACGAGGAGAACTTGAACTCACCGATGCCCTAACCGGGTTAATAACGGAAAAAAAATTGAGTGCCTATAACCTGTCCTACTGGATGGATGTCGGACATCCGTGGGATATGCTTGATGCCAATACTACCCTGATGGAATCACTGGATTCAAGGAATGCCGGTGTTGTTGAAGAAGGAGTATTCCTTCATGGTTCTGTTGATATCGGAAAAGGAAGTGTCATAAAATCGGGAACGTATATTGAGGGGCCCTGTATCATAGGAAAAAATTGTCGCATCGGACCTCACGCATATATCCGGGGTGCTACCAGTATAGGCAATGACTGCCATATCGGGCATTGTTCTGAGATAAAAAATTCCATCATCAT
The sequence above is drawn from the Methanoregula sp. genome and encodes:
- a CDS encoding site-specific DNA-methyltransferase; amino-acid sequence: MRSEKVQDKKGKAKVRQGSKNARNGFITTEPVEIHPFVNRIICGDAQDVLTRIPDRSIDLIITSPPYNFGHTYAQDPNDDTHEWNEYFEKLLLVWTECERVLKPGGRIAVNVQPLFSDYVPTHHIISRQLARLGLLWKAEFLWEKNNYNAKYTAWGSWKSPSMPYIKYTWEFIEVFDKETHKKTGKREDIDITGDEFKEWVLGKWTFPPETRMKDYEHPAMFPEELPRRLMKLFSYKNDIILDPFNGAGTTSLVARKQGRRFVGIDVSEQYCEMALKRVTGVDITPETPEGNPYPSLLTIKKPD
- a CDS encoding ABC transporter ATP-binding protein; translation: MLQVKNLYVNIGDKEVLHDINLHIEDGETHVLLGPNGSGKTTLLMTLMGFSNYTVTKGTITYNGEDVTGMHANERAKRGIGMLFQRPPTISGLKLGKMLTAISRTKQENIPELAKSVNMDKFLERDINKGFSGGEIKRSEVLQLMIQNPDFVMLDEPESGVDLENISLIGTTIGALLEKDKHLANRKKSGLVITHTGYILDYLDADKGHVMCDGQIRCHGNPREILKDIKQRGYKECLECRHA
- a CDS encoding SufD family Fe-S cluster assembly protein, which gives rise to MPSRITTPELSKIDQERLAQSGIDLGMKNRCGSFLQMDQDIVHADCSQEGIEVLSYARAFEKYAWLKDYNWKMVSPDKDDVTKYVAAQKDPKGYVIIAHKGSSNILPIQACLYLGKDQIQHVHNIIIAEEGAELHIISGCTSGAHVGKGGAHYGISEFYVKKNAKISFTMIHNWSENIEVYPRSASVVEENGVFLSNYVCMQPVKKVQMYPTATLKGANSVARFSSIVIATPGSLMDLGSRAILEGVGASAELITRAITKGGTIISRGHINGKTAGTRGHLECKGLILKDGVIYAIPEIEGSVVGTELSHEAAVGKLAKDEIEYLMSRGLDEDEATATIIRGFLDVKISGLPEELQKQIDASIDVAEKSGF
- a CDS encoding protein-L-isoaspartate(D-aspartate) O-methyltransferase → MVERQIEARGIHDIRVLAAMREIPRHHFIPPPYDQSAYDDNPLPIGNGQTISQPYIVALMTELLRPKRSDNVLEIGAGCGYQAAVLSRLVHRLTTIERIPAIVILARNNLTSLGIQNVEVIEGDGTQGYPQNAPYDGIMVTAATPEIPRVLVDQLAEGGRLVAPVGARDIQEMMTLEKQGGRLIPEYHGGVRFVPLIGKHGWEN
- a CDS encoding cyclase family protein; this encodes MEIIDITRPLSDETLVFPGDMKLSFTQRDEGKYLISDLHMSTHTGTHIDAPVHYLKTGDTIDTIPLINLIGRCRVVDVSRAGSTITAENLDKKTDNITRLLLKTSFSGQNQFIGDYPSLSLDAAHLITGKGICCVGIDSPSIESYHCDGTVHRELLGKGCIIIELLELSAVPEGDYEMIALPLRLEGLDGSPARVVLMKT
- a CDS encoding phosphopentomutase/phosphoglucosamine mutase, which translates into the protein MLFGSSGIRRKFDQTLIDTALKVGSALATQSSECIVGMDTRTTSPLLMRLVVSGIMGNSGTAHVAGIVPTPTVAFNTRGAKAGCMITASHNPEEYNGLKLFNPNGSSFTLAQQADMETLLKTPHWADWQHQGSAQSFDAITPHKNAILDMINIRQGMSVVVDCGNGAGCALTPSLLADAGAKTTCINCDTSGHFARLSEPLKEHLGYVGDMVKKTEAICAVVHDGDADRMMAFDNKGHFIDGDHLLMLFARYLDAKKVVTTSDASMIIDDIAEVRRTPVGDSYVSEELLKWGDFGGEPSGAWIFPKISLCPDGPYAAALFCEIASEWDVASELNAMPVYPILRESFSYENAREIVSLLGASSPTDGIRVADDDGWYLIRASGTEPKIRITAEGKSLRKAKEMLSMGRDRIQQGKTA
- the glmU gene encoding bifunctional sugar-1-phosphate nucleotidylyltransferase/acetyltransferase, whose translation is MECVVLAAGEGKRMRPLTAKRPKVMLPLANRPMMEHLVLAARDAGITDFVFVVGYGEREIRKYFGDGSELGIHIDYAPQRHQHGTADAVRSARDLVTGPFLLMNGDMILKTGDIANLCSQPAPCMGISTTDHPGDYGVVLVEGGIVTSLEEKSKQPKSNMINAGAYLFSQDIFDLIDQVQPSPRGELELTDALTGLITEKKLSAYNLSYWMDVGHPWDMLDANTTLMESLDSRNAGVVEEGVFLHGSVDIGKGSVIKSGTYIEGPCIIGKNCRIGPHAYIRGATSIGNDCHIGHCSEIKNSIIMSGTKIPHFNYIGDSVIGSGCNFGAGTKLANLRHDHENIKVCRKDTRRKKFGAVIGDDVQFGINCSINVGSMIGSGAQFAPNSLIEGCIGDKATIR